DNA sequence from the Rhizobium lusitanum genome:
ACATGCAATCAGAAAAACCAGCGGTGTGACAGAGTGGCAAAAGGTATAGAAATACGAAGCGCGCATTTTCCGGGCCGCGCGCCGATTGAGGCTTACGGCAATGGTGGTTTTCGCTTTGCCGACATGTCGCATCGCGGCTCGTTGCTTTGCCTGCCCTCCGGCATCTATGGTTGGGACATGACGATGGAAGATGCGCTGACGCCGGCGAATTTTCAGAGGGTACTCGAGGAGGCTACCCAGATCGAGGTGCTTCTGGTCGGCACGGGCACTGAGTTGCGGCCGCTGCCGGCGGAACTGAAGGCGGCGTTACGCGCCAAGCAGATTTCCTCCGATCCGATGAGCACGGGGGCGGCGGTGCGCACATTCAACATCATGTTGGCCGAGTCGCGCGCTGTGGCCGCGGCGCTGATCGCTGTTTGACGAGAGATCGGGCCGAGCATGACGACAGACGCTGCGCCTCGTAGCAATCAGGATATTTGCCTGGTGACGCTTCGCGACACTGATCGTGATCGCTATCTCGCCTGCCTCCTGGCGCCGGAGGACAAACGTGGTGCTCTCGCAGCACTCTATGCCTTTAACGCCGAACTGGCGCGGATTCGCGATCTCGTGCACGAGCCGCTGCCGGGCGAGGTGCGCATGCAATATTGGCGCGATTTGCTTGAAGGGCAGGCGCATGGGTCGAGCGCGGCCAATCCGGTCGCCGCTGAACTTCTTGCAACGATCGAACAATACCGCCTGCCAACGCAGACGCTGATCGACATGATCGATGCGCGCATTTTCGACCTCTACGACGATCCGATGGAGACGCGTGGCACGCTGGAGGGCTATGCCGGCGAGACTGCATCGGCGCTGATCCAGCTTGCGAGCCTGGTGCTATCGCCTCAAGACGCCCGGCGCTCCGCCGATGCCGCCGGCCATGCTGGTGTTGCACAGGCGATTGCCGGACAGTTGTTGTTGATGCCGCTGCATCGCCGACGCGGCCAGCTTTATCTGCCGCTGGAAATCCTGACGGCCACCGGTCTCGACCGCGACACGTTTCTGGCGGGTGAA
Encoded proteins:
- a CDS encoding Mth938-like domain-containing protein, translating into MAKGIEIRSAHFPGRAPIEAYGNGGFRFADMSHRGSLLCLPSGIYGWDMTMEDALTPANFQRVLEEATQIEVLLVGTGTELRPLPAELKAALRAKQISSDPMSTGAAVRTFNIMLAESRAVAAALIAV
- a CDS encoding phytoene/squalene synthase family protein, whose amino-acid sequence is MTTDAAPRSNQDICLVTLRDTDRDRYLACLLAPEDKRGALAALYAFNAELARIRDLVHEPLPGEVRMQYWRDLLEGQAHGSSAANPVAAELLATIEQYRLPTQTLIDMIDARIFDLYDDPMETRGTLEGYAGETASALIQLASLVLSPQDARRSADAAGHAGVAQAIAGQLLLMPLHRRRGQLYLPLEILTATGLDRDTFLAGEDKVRISAAIEAFAGLGREHLAKARAAGPIAPLVFPAFLPVVLAEPVLKRAQKLGAKLFDQPFQSSQWRRQMRMALASITKKI